The following are encoded in a window of Salinibacter ruber DSM 13855 genomic DNA:
- the thrA gene encoding bifunctional aspartate kinase/homoserine dehydrogenase I, producing the protein MESSAPASANWRVHKFGGTSLADPARIRHVADLLGARTPPVAVVVSAMSGVTDRLLALAEKAHTDADGLADRLQSLRDDQRAVVTDLLDGDAAASVLRTLDQDLDDLADVLRATRLMGTAPDTTRDLVAGYGELWSARVLGGVLRDRGLSAAVCDAREVLVVTHEEMGPVVDWDATQERFADWRAAHDAPDTIVATGFIATTPDGVPTTLGRNGSDHSAALFAALLEAEALTIWTDTDGVMSADPQYVPDARRLDGLSYEEAMEMAYFGAGVIHPRTLSPAVEHEIPITIRNTFAPDRPGTRIHLNDDGASVVKGFSTIDDVALLNLEGSGMIGVPGIARRLFDALEDEGVSVILISQGSSEHSICFAVPQAQAEVAREAAEHAFYAELDRGQLRTVELVPNCSILAVVGDQMAGTPGVAATFFGALGEASVNVRAVAQGSSERNISAVVDRDDARRALRAAHAGFYLSKRTLSIGVIGAGNVGAALLDQIRTEAGRLRDQQDIDLRVRGIAASSRMLRAEQRLDLETWRADLSAGEATDLDAFVDHVQTDYHPHTVIVDCTASAPIARRYGDWLERGIHVVTPNKKANTDTWETYQALQTASQGPGPQYLYETTVGAGLPILQTLNSLTETGDQVHRVEGILSGTLSYLFNAFDGDRPFSAILRQAKDEGFTEPDPRDDLSGMDVARKVVILAREMGVPLELEEVSVDGLVPGPLRDGSVEAFLDRLPEHDADMTKLLRDAQAENKVLRFVGGVTRDGDASVRLRRYPADHAFARINHTDNIVRFQTDRYDETPLIVQGPGAGPQVTAAGVFADLLRLMS; encoded by the coding sequence ATGGAATCGTCCGCCCCTGCGTCCGCCAACTGGCGGGTTCACAAGTTCGGCGGCACCAGCCTCGCCGACCCGGCCCGCATCCGGCACGTGGCCGACCTGCTCGGTGCCCGCACCCCTCCGGTCGCCGTCGTTGTGTCGGCCATGAGCGGGGTGACCGACCGCCTGCTCGCCCTCGCCGAGAAGGCCCACACCGACGCCGACGGACTGGCCGATCGCCTTCAGTCCCTGCGCGACGATCAGCGGGCCGTGGTGACCGATCTGCTGGACGGGGACGCCGCCGCCTCCGTGCTCCGCACACTGGACCAGGACCTAGACGACCTGGCCGACGTGCTCCGGGCCACCCGCCTTATGGGCACGGCCCCCGACACGACCCGCGACCTCGTGGCCGGGTACGGCGAGCTGTGGTCCGCCCGCGTGCTCGGGGGGGTGCTGCGTGATCGGGGGCTGTCGGCCGCCGTGTGCGACGCCCGCGAGGTGCTCGTCGTCACCCACGAGGAGATGGGCCCGGTGGTCGACTGGGACGCCACTCAGGAACGGTTTGCCGACTGGCGGGCCGCGCACGACGCCCCCGATACGATCGTCGCCACCGGCTTTATCGCCACCACGCCCGACGGGGTGCCCACCACCCTCGGGCGGAACGGCTCGGACCACTCCGCCGCCCTCTTCGCGGCGCTGCTGGAGGCGGAGGCCCTCACGATCTGGACGGACACCGACGGGGTGATGAGTGCCGACCCGCAGTACGTCCCCGACGCGCGCCGCCTCGACGGCCTCTCCTACGAGGAGGCCATGGAGATGGCCTACTTCGGGGCCGGCGTCATTCACCCGCGCACGCTGTCGCCGGCCGTCGAGCACGAGATCCCGATCACGATCCGCAACACCTTTGCGCCGGACCGGCCCGGCACCCGCATTCACCTCAACGACGACGGCGCGTCGGTCGTGAAGGGCTTCTCCACGATCGACGACGTGGCCCTTCTCAACCTGGAGGGCAGCGGCATGATCGGGGTGCCCGGCATCGCCCGGCGCCTCTTCGACGCGCTGGAGGACGAGGGGGTGTCCGTCATCCTGATCTCGCAGGGCAGCTCCGAGCACTCGATCTGCTTCGCCGTGCCCCAGGCCCAGGCCGAGGTCGCCCGCGAGGCCGCCGAGCACGCCTTCTACGCCGAGCTGGACCGCGGCCAGCTCCGGACGGTCGAGCTGGTGCCCAACTGCAGCATCCTCGCCGTGGTGGGGGACCAAATGGCGGGCACGCCCGGCGTCGCCGCTACCTTCTTCGGGGCCCTGGGCGAGGCCAGCGTCAACGTGCGGGCCGTCGCCCAGGGCTCCTCGGAGCGCAACATCTCCGCCGTGGTGGACAGGGACGACGCCCGCCGCGCCCTACGGGCCGCCCACGCGGGCTTTTACCTCTCGAAGCGGACCCTGTCGATCGGCGTCATTGGCGCCGGCAATGTCGGCGCGGCCCTGCTCGACCAGATTCGCACCGAGGCCGGCCGGCTCCGCGACCAACAGGACATCGACCTCCGTGTGCGCGGCATCGCCGCGTCCTCGCGCATGCTCCGGGCCGAGCAGCGCCTCGACCTCGAAACGTGGCGGGCCGACTTGTCTGCGGGGGAGGCGACCGACCTCGACGCCTTCGTCGACCACGTACAAACCGACTACCACCCACACACGGTGATCGTCGACTGCACGGCCAGCGCCCCCATCGCCCGGCGCTACGGGGACTGGTTGGAGCGCGGCATCCACGTGGTGACGCCCAACAAGAAGGCGAATACCGACACGTGGGAGACGTACCAGGCCCTACAAACCGCGAGCCAGGGGCCCGGGCCCCAGTATCTGTACGAAACGACAGTGGGGGCGGGCCTGCCCATCCTGCAAACCCTGAACAGTCTCACCGAGACGGGCGATCAGGTGCACCGAGTTGAGGGCATCCTCTCCGGCACGCTGTCGTATCTCTTCAACGCGTTCGATGGCGACCGGCCCTTCTCCGCCATTCTCCGCCAGGCCAAGGACGAAGGCTTTACCGAGCCCGACCCCCGCGACGACCTCTCCGGCATGGACGTGGCCCGCAAGGTCGTCATTCTGGCCCGCGAAATGGGCGTGCCGCTGGAGCTGGAGGAGGTGTCCGTGGACGGGCTCGTGCCGGGGCCGCTCCGTGACGGCTCGGTTGAGGCATTCCTGGATCGGCTTCCCGAACACGACGCGGACATGACCAAACTCCTGCGGGACGCTCAGGCCGAAAACAAGGTACTCCGGTTCGTGGGCGGCGTCACGCGGGACGGCGACGCGTCGGTGCGCCTGCGCCGCTACCCCGCCGACCACGCCTTCGCCCGCATCAACCACACGGACAACATCGTCCGCTTCCAAACGGACCGGTACGACGAGACGCCCCTGATCGTGCAGGGCCCCGGCGCCGGCCCCCAGGTCACCGCGGCGGGCGTCTTTGCCGACCTGCTCCGCTTGATGTCCTGA
- a CDS encoding purine-nucleoside phosphorylase encodes MPTAADASALTADGTAAYKQQVNAAAAALPDLDASPTVAIVRDVELDDVLQAGTVEHTIPYANLPHYPASDGTLTIGTLGGTQVVELDQAFHLYDGHTPREVSFPVRMLATAGIDSLLLAAPAGSVTAQADRGDLMLLTDHINFQGQNPLVGPNVEEWGPRFPDMTAPYDATLRQRASDAARSAGVPLRQGIYMGLLGPHHETTAEHRMAHRLGADVVGTGVVPEVLAARHMGVHVMALTLLTAQHLAEDDGAPSSEGPSLQTSRSQLHRLLVATVAANEQAGSR; translated from the coding sequence ATGCCTACGGCCGCCGACGCCTCCGCCCTCACCGCCGACGGAACCGCCGCGTACAAACAGCAGGTCAACGCGGCGGCTGCCGCCCTCCCCGACCTAGACGCCTCCCCCACCGTTGCCATCGTGCGCGACGTGGAGCTCGACGACGTTCTTCAGGCGGGGACGGTCGAGCACACGATTCCGTACGCCAATCTTCCGCACTACCCGGCGTCGGACGGCACGCTCACGATCGGCACGCTCGGCGGGACCCAGGTCGTCGAGTTGGACCAGGCGTTCCACCTCTACGACGGACACACGCCCCGGGAGGTCAGTTTCCCTGTGCGCATGCTCGCCACCGCGGGCATCGACTCGCTCTTGCTGGCGGCCCCGGCCGGCAGCGTCACCGCACAGGCCGATCGCGGCGACCTGATGCTGCTGACCGATCACATCAACTTTCAGGGCCAGAACCCGCTCGTCGGGCCCAACGTGGAGGAGTGGGGCCCGCGCTTCCCCGACATGACCGCCCCCTACGACGCGACGCTCCGGCAACGGGCGAGCGACGCGGCCCGGAGCGCGGGCGTCCCCCTGCGGCAAGGCATCTACATGGGCCTCCTGGGCCCCCATCACGAAACGACCGCCGAGCACCGGATGGCCCATCGGCTGGGGGCCGACGTCGTGGGAACAGGCGTGGTGCCCGAAGTGCTTGCGGCCCGCCACATGGGCGTGCACGTCATGGCCCTCACGCTCCTCACCGCGCAGCATCTGGCGGAGGACGATGGCGCCCCGTCCTCGGAGGGCCCTTCCCTCCAAACGAGCCGTTCCCAGCTCCATCGCCTTCTCGTGGCCACCGTCGCCGCGAACGAGCAGGCGGGGTCCCGATAA
- a CDS encoding DivIVA domain-containing protein, protein MNLTPLDIRKREFDRSLRGYDPQEVDAFLDMVAEQWEDLDDERRRLKNKVEELQSRMDHYQEVEEALQQALDQTRKNAEETLQNAREKADRIVEDAKAEAAEIEREAERIVEDARDQAQEIKRDAEAEREQLKADIRHLQNRRTEAVARLRGFLNSELEVLEAYDREDDPSDPPSTGAAEPPADEAASPEPESPAGPGGPSGAPSAPDLTQADDEAADTEPAAPDAASVDDADASEAPPTVDSSTASSTDTDAPASPEEDVPAETEPLTDADAPAEEPSEERAPSEVFTDDVASEAAPTPRSSSEPDAPAEQPSSEPEAPEDRLHGRDEQSVPQADAPDQQADAPSQPNQEANAAPDAQASGAEQTDESKQKSRSGDDQDATSEEIEKIWSILEDMED, encoded by the coding sequence ATGAACCTCACGCCGCTCGACATTCGAAAGCGAGAGTTTGACCGGAGCCTCCGCGGGTACGACCCCCAGGAGGTCGACGCGTTTCTCGACATGGTGGCCGAGCAGTGGGAGGACCTCGACGACGAGCGCCGCCGCCTGAAGAACAAGGTGGAGGAACTGCAGAGCCGGATGGACCACTACCAGGAGGTCGAGGAGGCCCTCCAGCAGGCCCTCGACCAGACCCGCAAAAACGCCGAGGAGACGCTCCAGAACGCCCGTGAGAAGGCCGATCGCATCGTGGAGGACGCCAAGGCGGAGGCGGCGGAGATTGAGCGCGAAGCCGAGCGCATCGTGGAGGACGCCCGCGACCAGGCCCAGGAAATCAAGCGGGACGCCGAGGCCGAGCGCGAGCAATTGAAAGCCGACATCCGCCACCTCCAAAACCGGCGCACCGAGGCCGTCGCGCGGCTGCGCGGCTTCCTCAACTCGGAGCTTGAGGTGCTGGAGGCGTACGACCGGGAGGACGACCCGTCCGATCCCCCTTCGACCGGAGCCGCGGAGCCGCCGGCCGACGAGGCCGCGTCGCCCGAGCCCGAATCGCCGGCCGGCCCCGGAGGCCCGTCCGGCGCCCCCTCCGCTCCGGATCTGACCCAGGCGGACGACGAGGCCGCCGACACGGAGCCGGCCGCCCCCGATGCCGCGTCGGTCGACGACGCTGACGCGTCCGAGGCGCCCCCGACCGTCGACTCATCCACGGCCTCCTCCACAGACACAGACGCCCCCGCCTCGCCCGAAGAGGACGTTCCCGCCGAAACCGAGCCGTTGACCGACGCCGACGCCCCGGCCGAGGAGCCTTCCGAGGAGCGCGCCCCGTCGGAGGTGTTCACGGACGATGTCGCGAGCGAGGCTGCCCCCACGCCCCGCTCTTCCTCGGAGCCGGACGCCCCGGCGGAACAGCCGTCCTCCGAACCGGAGGCCCCTGAAGACCGTCTCCATGGGCGAGACGAACAGTCCGTTCCCCAGGCCGACGCGCCGGATCAACAAGCCGATGCCCCCTCCCAACCGAACCAGGAGGCAAACGCCGCCCCCGACGCCCAGGCGTCCGGTGCCGAGCAAACCGACGAGTCGAAACAGAAAAGCCGCTCCGGGGACGACCAGGACGCCACCTCCGAGGAGATCGAGAAGATCTGGAGCATCCTCGAAGACATGGAGGACTAG
- a CDS encoding YggS family pyridoxal phosphate-dependent enzyme: MSKIPDATPEVESQIRPEAVTERVESIRERIAQACGRAGRSPDEITVVAVSKTFPMQAIASGTGVGLEHFGENRARQLRDKAKARPGAVEGGDVKWHMVGHLQRNKAKFIARHADWFDALDSPRLAEELNKRAAKNDRVLPCLVQVNITGDDQKYGLAPSETHEYLDHCAQYDHLAVEGLMALGSFVDDPEDVRGEFQKMRELFDTYDASGNPQVEMTELSIGMSNDFEVAIEEGSTMIRLGTSIFGPRDYD, translated from the coding sequence ATGAGCAAGATTCCGGACGCCACGCCGGAGGTGGAATCCCAAATCCGCCCCGAAGCCGTGACGGAACGCGTCGAGTCCATCCGTGAGCGCATCGCTCAGGCCTGCGGGCGGGCCGGACGGTCCCCCGACGAGATCACGGTCGTCGCCGTCTCCAAAACGTTTCCGATGCAGGCCATCGCGTCCGGCACGGGCGTGGGGCTGGAGCACTTCGGCGAAAACCGGGCCCGGCAGCTTCGCGACAAGGCGAAGGCCCGCCCGGGCGCCGTCGAGGGCGGCGACGTGAAGTGGCACATGGTGGGCCACCTGCAGAGGAACAAGGCCAAATTTATTGCCCGCCACGCCGACTGGTTCGACGCGCTCGACAGCCCCCGCCTCGCGGAGGAGCTCAACAAGCGGGCCGCCAAGAACGACCGCGTGCTCCCGTGCCTGGTGCAGGTCAACATCACGGGCGACGACCAGAAGTACGGGCTCGCCCCGTCCGAGACGCACGAGTACCTCGACCACTGTGCCCAGTACGACCACCTTGCCGTTGAGGGGCTCATGGCCCTCGGCTCGTTCGTGGACGATCCCGAAGACGTGCGGGGCGAGTTTCAGAAGATGCGGGAGCTGTTCGACACCTACGACGCGTCCGGCAACCCGCAGGTGGAGATGACCGAGCTCTCCATCGGGATGAGCAACGACTTCGAGGTGGCCATCGAAGAAGGAAGCACCATGATCCGGCTCGGCACATCGATCTTCGGGCCGCGCGACTACGACTAG
- a CDS encoding CPXCG motif-containing cysteine-rich protein: MNVREQSFTCPHCWETTAVLVDPSVREQTYIEDCGVCCRPLRVHIVAQGGRVVSFDVQPTQ, from the coding sequence GTGAACGTCCGCGAGCAGTCATTTACGTGCCCGCACTGCTGGGAGACGACCGCCGTGCTCGTCGACCCGTCGGTCCGCGAGCAGACCTACATCGAGGACTGTGGCGTCTGTTGCCGCCCCCTGCGCGTCCACATCGTCGCGCAGGGCGGCCGCGTCGTGTCGTTTGACGTGCAGCCGACCCAGTAG
- a CDS encoding ABC transporter permease, with amino-acid sequence MSENVPWILKMAWRDSRGSRTRLALYLSAMVLGVAALVAIRGFGENLTRTVDREAKTLLGADLKIESDAPFRDSTEALLDSIGGTQSRRISFASMAYFPATGGTRLSAVRAVEGGFPFYGALETRPDDAAARYQAEDGALVDGALLRQFGVEVGDSVRIGETQYPILGELKQAPGESSFTSAASPRIYLPRARLDTSLFGRGSRVEYEVMFEFTEARDRNELIAGIDPYLDRHDLDLDTVEEAASGWQDGLSDLYRFLGLAGFVALLLGSLGVASAVHVYVQRRLTSIAVLRCLGAKAGPTFRIYLAQAGVLGLIGAGLGSLLGVALQAFVPRLLADFLPVEVAFAVSWTAVGLGLVVGLGVTLLFALWPLLEVRGVSPLQALRTEVDPSTGGWRDPARWAVAIAVAATVSGIAVLQAPTWEIGLGYAVGVGAVFGVLALVARGIMAGVRRFFPTSWSYPWRQGLANLYRPHNQTTVLLLTLGLGVFLITTLVLVERTLLEQIQVAGGENRPNLVMFGIQNDQIDGVRNAVEKAGAPVLASEPIVTTRLQALQGRSLKALRQDSTVNVSWAYEREYRVTYRDHLTESETVVAGEFVGSVEGTPMQSGEAVPISMEQEMAREELNVGVGDTLTFDVQGRPVTTYISSLRDVNWQRIGTNYFVVFPEGVLGAAPQTHVLLGRTPNDDVAAAAQRNVVQEYPNVSAIDLSLILSTFQDLFGRLAYVIRFMALFSVFTGLIVLAGAVVVSRYQRAEESVLLKTLGASRRTVQTIMTVEYLFLGAFAAATGLLLALTGAWGLSYFVFEGPFVVAPLVLLAAFVLAVLVTIAIGLWNSRGLYDRPPLDVLRTET; translated from the coding sequence ATGAGCGAGAACGTCCCGTGGATTCTCAAGATGGCCTGGCGCGACAGTCGCGGCAGCCGCACGCGACTGGCCCTCTACCTCTCCGCGATGGTGCTGGGCGTGGCGGCCCTCGTGGCCATTCGGGGCTTCGGCGAAAATCTGACGCGGACGGTCGACCGGGAGGCGAAGACGCTCCTGGGGGCCGACCTGAAAATCGAGAGCGATGCGCCGTTTCGGGACTCCACCGAGGCGCTCCTCGACTCGATCGGCGGCACCCAGTCGCGCCGCATCTCGTTCGCGTCGATGGCCTACTTTCCCGCCACCGGCGGCACGCGGCTCTCCGCCGTGCGGGCCGTGGAGGGCGGCTTTCCGTTCTACGGCGCTTTGGAGACGCGCCCCGACGACGCGGCGGCCCGCTATCAGGCCGAGGACGGCGCCCTCGTGGACGGGGCGCTCCTGCGCCAGTTCGGTGTGGAGGTGGGCGACTCCGTCCGCATCGGGGAGACGCAGTATCCCATTCTCGGGGAGCTGAAGCAGGCCCCAGGCGAGTCGAGCTTTACCTCGGCCGCCAGCCCCCGCATCTACCTGCCCCGCGCCCGGCTCGACACGTCCCTCTTCGGCCGCGGGAGCCGCGTGGAGTACGAGGTGATGTTCGAGTTCACGGAGGCCCGCGACCGGAATGAGTTGATTGCGGGGATCGACCCCTACCTGGACCGGCACGACCTTGACCTCGACACCGTGGAGGAGGCGGCCTCGGGCTGGCAGGACGGCCTCAGCGACCTGTATCGGTTCCTCGGCCTCGCCGGCTTCGTGGCGCTGCTGCTGGGGAGCCTCGGCGTGGCGAGTGCGGTGCACGTGTACGTCCAGCGCCGCCTCACCTCGATCGCCGTCCTGCGCTGTCTGGGGGCGAAGGCCGGGCCCACGTTCCGCATCTACCTCGCCCAGGCCGGCGTGCTGGGCCTGATTGGGGCCGGCCTCGGCAGCCTTCTCGGCGTGGCCCTGCAGGCCTTCGTGCCCCGCCTCCTGGCCGACTTCCTGCCCGTCGAGGTCGCCTTCGCGGTGTCGTGGACCGCCGTGGGCCTGGGGCTGGTCGTCGGGCTGGGCGTGACGCTCCTCTTCGCGCTCTGGCCGCTGCTGGAGGTGCGGGGCGTCTCGCCGCTCCAGGCGCTACGCACCGAGGTGGACCCCTCGACGGGAGGCTGGCGCGACCCCGCCCGGTGGGCCGTGGCCATCGCCGTGGCGGCCACGGTCTCGGGCATCGCCGTGCTCCAGGCGCCCACCTGGGAAATTGGGCTCGGCTACGCCGTCGGCGTAGGGGCTGTGTTTGGGGTGCTCGCCCTCGTGGCTCGGGGCATCATGGCGGGCGTGCGCCGCTTTTTCCCCACCTCCTGGTCCTACCCCTGGCGGCAGGGCCTGGCGAACCTGTACCGGCCCCACAACCAGACCACCGTGCTGCTGCTGACGCTCGGCCTCGGTGTCTTTCTCATCACGACCCTCGTGCTCGTGGAGCGGACCCTCCTGGAGCAGATTCAGGTGGCCGGCGGCGAGAACCGCCCCAACCTCGTGATGTTCGGCATCCAAAACGACCAGATCGACGGCGTCCGCAACGCCGTGGAGAAGGCGGGCGCCCCGGTCCTGGCCAGCGAGCCCATCGTGACGACACGCCTGCAGGCCCTGCAGGGCCGCTCCCTCAAGGCCCTGCGGCAGGACTCGACGGTCAACGTGAGTTGGGCCTACGAGCGCGAGTACCGCGTCACGTACCGGGACCACCTCACCGAGAGCGAAACGGTCGTGGCGGGCGAGTTCGTCGGCTCCGTGGAGGGCACCCCGATGCAGTCCGGCGAGGCCGTTCCCATCTCGATGGAGCAGGAAATGGCCCGGGAGGAGCTCAACGTGGGCGTCGGCGACACCCTCACGTTCGACGTGCAGGGCCGGCCGGTCACGACCTACATCTCCAGCCTGCGCGACGTGAACTGGCAGCGCATCGGCACCAACTACTTCGTGGTCTTTCCCGAGGGCGTGCTCGGGGCGGCCCCACAGACCCACGTCCTGCTCGGGCGCACCCCGAACGACGACGTGGCGGCCGCGGCGCAGCGGAACGTGGTGCAGGAATACCCGAACGTGTCCGCCATCGACCTGTCCCTCATCCTTTCCACGTTCCAGGACCTCTTCGGGCGCCTCGCGTACGTGATTCGGTTTATGGCCCTCTTCAGCGTGTTTACGGGGCTCATCGTGCTGGCCGGGGCGGTGGTGGTGAGCCGCTACCAGCGGGCTGAGGAGAGCGTCCTTCTGAAAACGCTGGGCGCCTCGCGCCGCACCGTGCAGACCATCATGACGGTGGAGTATCTCTTCCTCGGGGCCTTTGCGGCCGCGACCGGCCTGCTGCTGGCCCTGACGGGCGCGTGGGGGCTTTCCTACTTCGTCTTTGAGGGGCCCTTCGTGGTCGCGCCGCTCGTGCTTCTCGCGGCGTTCGTCCTCGCCGTGCTCGTGACCATCGCGATTGGCCTCTGGAACAGCCGCGGCCTCTACGACCGCCCGCCGCTCGACGTGCTGCGGACGGAGACGTAA
- a CDS encoding GAF domain-containing protein: MPSPASSTATASDKAERYADTRRRIDALLDGPTDWVSAMATVACELHHSFDHYDWTGFYRAVSDDELLVGPYQGPHGCLHIDVDRGVCGAAARTRETQLWPDVSKAPDHIACQSSTQSEIVVPVLTPDDALLAVLDVDSDTLGAFDPTDREHLEALCRDLGAQFGDTELR, translated from the coding sequence ATGCCTTCCCCCGCCTCCTCCACCGCTACTGCGTCGGACAAAGCCGAACGCTACGCCGACACCCGTCGTCGCATCGACGCGCTGCTGGACGGCCCGACCGACTGGGTGTCGGCGATGGCCACCGTGGCGTGCGAACTCCACCACTCATTCGACCACTACGACTGGACGGGCTTCTACCGGGCGGTGTCCGATGACGAGCTGCTCGTGGGGCCGTACCAGGGCCCGCACGGCTGCCTCCACATCGACGTTGATCGGGGCGTGTGCGGCGCGGCGGCACGGACCCGCGAGACGCAGCTATGGCCGGACGTGTCCAAGGCCCCGGACCACATCGCGTGCCAGTCGTCCACCCAGTCGGAAATCGTCGTGCCCGTCCTTACGCCAGACGATGCCCTGCTGGCCGTGCTCGACGTCGACTCCGATACACTCGGCGCGTTCGACCCGACCGACCGGGAGCACCTGGAGGCCCTGTGTCGGGACCTCGGCGCGCAATTCGGCGACACAGAACTGAGGTAG
- a CDS encoding DUF427 domain-containing protein, with product MKATWNDIVLAESDDTVVVEGNHYFPPESLNKDYFKKSEHRTTCPWKGKAHYYDLVDNGNRAEDSAWYYPDPSDEASELKDHVAFYTSQVEVTE from the coding sequence ATGAAAGCCACCTGGAACGACATCGTTCTCGCCGAGAGCGACGATACCGTCGTCGTTGAAGGCAACCACTACTTCCCGCCCGAGTCGTTGAACAAGGACTACTTCAAGAAGAGCGAGCACCGCACCACCTGCCCGTGGAAGGGCAAGGCCCACTACTACGACCTGGTCGACAACGGCAACCGCGCGGAGGACTCCGCCTGGTACTACCCGGATCCGTCCGACGAGGCCTCCGAGCTCAAGGACCACGTTGCCTTCTACACCAGTCAGGTGGAGGTGACGGAGTAG
- a CDS encoding ABC transporter substrate-binding protein translates to MDTIRLGLEWFLNPDHTPLLLAKEHGWLEDAGLNLEVIEPEEHLDAVTAIEEGDMDVAVTEPLHLVEDRAAGRPVVGFTRFLHTNGGVMYRPDAGIERPRDLAGTRLQYPGAPGPGGPAIAGSMVEADGGTYDPDAFTPVDYGFYHTDALVDGEADAATLAFYNFELVEAAHRGLEAEFFALKDWGIPDFCQLVLISTPSRLEERRDAFARLVEVLRRGIDLLHQRPAEARAVYARRTGADLDDEQTDAIFGATLPCFTYDLSMTAQYYEQLEAWMAGRNLIDDRPGKGAYWTNALALPGPGTPSQETAAALR, encoded by the coding sequence ATGGACACGATTCGCCTGGGGCTCGAGTGGTTTCTGAATCCGGACCACACCCCCCTTCTTCTCGCCAAAGAACACGGCTGGCTCGAAGACGCCGGCCTGAACCTCGAGGTCATTGAGCCGGAGGAGCACCTCGACGCCGTCACCGCTATCGAAGAAGGCGACATGGACGTGGCGGTCACCGAGCCGCTCCACCTCGTTGAGGACCGCGCCGCCGGCCGACCGGTCGTCGGCTTCACCCGGTTCCTGCACACCAACGGCGGGGTGATGTACCGCCCCGACGCCGGCATTGAGCGCCCTCGCGACCTCGCCGGGACACGCCTGCAGTATCCTGGGGCCCCCGGCCCCGGCGGCCCCGCGATCGCCGGTTCGATGGTCGAGGCCGACGGCGGAACGTACGATCCCGACGCGTTCACGCCGGTCGACTACGGCTTCTACCACACCGACGCCCTGGTCGACGGGGAGGCCGACGCGGCCACGCTGGCCTTCTATAACTTCGAGCTCGTGGAGGCGGCCCACCGGGGCCTTGAGGCGGAGTTTTTCGCCCTCAAGGATTGGGGCATACCGGACTTCTGCCAACTCGTCTTGATCAGCACGCCCAGTCGGCTGGAGGAGCGCCGAGACGCCTTCGCCCGCCTCGTGGAGGTGCTGCGCCGGGGAATCGACCTTCTGCACCAGCGCCCGGCGGAGGCGCGGGCCGTCTACGCGCGCCGCACCGGGGCGGACCTGGACGACGAGCAGACCGACGCGATCTTCGGGGCCACCCTGCCGTGCTTCACGTACGACCTGTCGATGACGGCACAGTACTACGAGCAGCTGGAGGCCTGGATGGCAGGTCGCAACCTGATCGACGACCGTCCCGGGAAAGGGGCGTACTGGACGAATGCGCTCGCGCTCCCGGGTCCGGGAACGCCGTCGCAAGAGACCGCGGCGGCCCTCAGATGA
- a CDS encoding ferredoxin--NADP reductase, whose product MASDTLETTLTSIHEMTPRVKQFILEAGDHTFSYQPGQHVVIKFEQNGDVVGRPYTPVNLPGTGALALGIKRYEDGTASTWMHDRSVGEEITITKPSGNLHLRDLDRDVVFLSTGTGITPMIAMLKQYLSEGSGRAAFLYGERTQEDIMYRETLDHLSAGRDNLEVLYSLSDEDWDGPTGHVQTHLGDVVDERFEDPHYYICGIPPMVVDSEEMLQEEGVDDGRIFTEGWESDAV is encoded by the coding sequence ATGGCTTCCGACACGCTAGAAACCACGCTTACCTCCATCCACGAAATGACCCCTCGGGTCAAGCAGTTCATCCTTGAGGCGGGGGACCATACCTTCTCCTACCAGCCGGGCCAGCACGTCGTGATCAAGTTTGAGCAGAACGGAGACGTCGTCGGGCGGCCCTACACGCCGGTCAACCTGCCGGGCACCGGGGCCCTGGCCCTCGGCATCAAGCGCTACGAGGACGGCACGGCCTCGACCTGGATGCACGACCGGTCGGTGGGGGAGGAGATCACAATTACCAAGCCCAGCGGCAACCTGCATCTGCGCGACTTGGACCGAGATGTCGTGTTCCTCTCGACGGGGACGGGCATCACCCCAATGATCGCGATGCTCAAGCAGTACTTGAGCGAGGGCAGCGGCCGGGCGGCGTTCCTCTACGGGGAGCGGACGCAGGAGGACATCATGTACCGGGAGACCCTCGACCACCTGTCCGCGGGCCGCGACAATCTGGAGGTGCTCTACTCCCTGTCCGACGAGGACTGGGACGGGCCGACCGGGCACGTACAGACCCACCTGGGCGATGTGGTGGACGAGCGCTTCGAGGACCCGCACTACTACATCTGCGGGATCCCCCCGATGGTGGTCGACAGCGAAGAGATGCTGCAGGAGGAGGGCGTCGACGACGGCCGCATCTTCACCGAGGGCTGGGAAAGCGACGCGGTGTAG